TCTGACAGGAGAGTACAGGAAGAAACTACCAGAAGAGTAAATCAGGAACGAGGAACGGTAACAGGCTCACGTAATAACACAACCACCCCAACAAGAACTCAAACTACAACAACTACAGAACGTACTACACGTGAAACAAATGTAAACAGCAGTTTACCAACTCGCACTACTACAACCACACGCAGCGAAAGCAATACTTCCACTTCGCGTGAAAGTAACTCCAATGTAGAAAGAAGAAGTAACACTAACTATTATGGTAAACCAATCGGACGCCCTGTAAAAGTGGAACCGCAAATGCGAAGTACTACAACCACAAATACGAGCAGAACAACAAATACGTCGACATCAGGAAGAACGTCCACCGATAATTCAAGCTCAAGCAGAACGAGCACCACCGGCGGAAGAAGATAAAAAATCGAACAATCTATATAATTCAAAAGCGAAATCGATAGGTTTCGCTTTTGAATTGATCATTTGTTTTGAAAATAACTATATTTGCATGTTAAATACATCAAACATATACGTTTCTTTTAAATATCTCAACATCTCACATCCTAATAAGCTATTAAAATGCAATGAAAAAACAATGTCCGACTTGTCACGGTTCAGGTCAAGTTTTAGGAAAATGCGCTATGTGTAATGGTACTGGGAAAAGCAGTACGGGAAATACTTGTCAAAGTTGTGGAGGATCAGGTAAATTTTACAAATTCTGTTCTACTTGCGGAGGTTCGGGAGAAGTAGAAAGCGGAGGTGAACACTGGTCCGGAGACGGAATGGAAAGTTGATTTTATAAAAAAAGGATTTTCACAATAAAATAAAGTGAAAATCCTTTTTTATAGATACGTTACGTAGGTAGTTTAATATCTGTTTCCTCCGCGGTAACCACCTCCACGGTAACCACTTCCACCAAATCTGTTATTGTCACGTCTTTCTGTTTTTGGACGTGCTACACTTACGCTGATGGTTTTTCCTTCAAATTCTGTTTCGTTTAATTTTTCAATTGCAGCTTGCGCTTCTTCGTCGTTAGGCATTTCCACGAAGCCAAAACCGCGTGAACGTCCTGTTTCTCTGTCTTTAATAATATTTGCAGAAGTAACTTCTCCAAAACCTGAAAATAATTCTTGTAAACTTTCGCTGGTTGTAGAAAAGTTCACATTTGAAATGTAAATGTTCATTTTTTAAAATTAATTTTTATTGTTATTGTTTATATGCAATGTTAATCGCATTATTTCCTTTGTGTCCTCTTTCCAGTTCAAACAAAACCACATCTCCCACTTTAATATTTTTCGGCGCTTTACTGATGTGGAAAAAATACTTGTTTGTACTTCCTAAATCTTTAATAAATCCATACCCTTTTTCTTCATTAAAATACTCCACTCTTCCTTGCATTCCTACGGATTCTTCCTCTTCATGTTTTGGAGCCGATATTAAAATCTGGTCTAATTCTATTTCCGGTTTTTTTATTGTCAAATCCGGTTTTGTATCGGTAATCATTCCGTTTGCATCTACGTAGGCAATCATATCATCAAAGGATTTACTCCCGGGATTCGTTTTACGTTCTTCTTTTCGCTTGCTTTTTTCTTTTCTTTTTTGTTCTTTTCTTTTTTCTACTTCCTTTTTATTAAATGAATTGGGTCTTGACATATAAGTTGATTTTTGTGATTGTGCTATTTTTATAGAATGTTTTTATGTGTGGAAAATAAGATTTATTATTACAATATGTGACGTTCGCAGCCATTTTCAACGAACAAAAAAGTGAATTTGAGGTCAGTTTAAGATGAGAAATCCTTTTAAGAATAAAGGGAGTTGTAATCTCTTATGAGAGGTTCAATATAGACTCTATTGTTTTGAACTACAAAGATACTTATAATAATTCGAATAATTGATATAAGTTGCTGATATTTCGGAATAATTATAAAAAAATCAGATACAAACCCGATTTCAATAAACATAAACAACAACTAAACATGTAAACTTCAAACATTAAACGTCTATACATCAAACTTTTTTACTACCTTTGCACCCGAAATTTAGAGTCTAAAACAATTTAATGTAATTTTTATGAATGTAGTTACAAAAACCATCACACTCGGTGATGGACGTGAAATTACCATTGAAACAGGTAAATTGGCGAAACAAGCCGATGGTTCTGTGGTGGTAAAAATGGGTGAAACCATGCTTTTGGCTACCGTTTGTGCAGCAAAAGATGCTGTTCCCGGTACCGACTTTATGCCGCTTTCGGTAGATTATAAAGAAAAATTTGGCGCTGCCGGTCGTTTTCCCGGTGGATTTACACGCCGCGAAGGAAAAGCTTCCGATTACGAAATTCTCGTTTCCCGTTTGGTTGACCGTGCCCTTCGTCCTTTGTTCCCTGACGATTTCCATGCTGAAGTATTTGTAAACGTAATGATGATTTCTGCCGATGGCGTTGATATGCCGGACGCATTAGCGGGCTTGGCAGCATCTGCAGCATTGGCGGTTTCAGATATTCCTTTTAACGGACCAATTTCAGAAGTTCGTGTAGCACGTATCAATGGAGAATTTGTTATCAATCCTACATTTGCACAATTGGAAGATGCAGATATGGATTTAATGGTGGCTGCAACCATCGATAATATTATGATGGTAGAAGGCGAAATGAAAGAAGTAAGCGAAGATGATTTATTGGATGCCTTGAAAATAGCTCATGAAGCGATTAAAGTTCATTGCCAAGCTCAAATGGAATTGACTGAAGCGGTAGGTAAAACCGTAAAACGTGAATACAGCCACGAAGAAAACGACGAAGACTTGAAAAAAGACATTTGGGAAAAAACATATCCAAAAGCTTATGCTTTAGCCACTGCTTGCAATGCCGACAAACATTCACGTGCAGAAAATTTTGAAGCGGTAAAAGCGGAATATGTTGCCGGTTTGGAACCCGAAGTTGCTGAAGAAAAGAAAGGATTAATTGACAGATATTATCACGCCGTGGAAAAGGAAGCGATGCGTCGTTCTATTTTGGATGAAGGCAAACGTTTAGACGGACGTAAAACCACCGAAATTCGTCCTATCTGGTGCGAAATTGATTATTTACCGGGACCTCATGGTTCTGCAGTTTTCACTCGCGGAGAAACTCAATCGCTTACCACTGTAACATTGGGTACTAAAATGGACGAAAAAATCATTGATGAAGCATTGATACAAGGTAAGGAACGTTTCTTATTGCACTATAATTTTCCTCCATTTTCCACAGGTGAAGCTCGTCCCTCACGCGGTGTTGGTCGTCGCGAAATTGGTCATGGAAATTTGGCTTTCCGCGCACTTAAACCAATGATACCGGAAGATTATCCTTATGTAGTACGTGTTGTTTCCGATATTCTGGAATCAAACGGTTCATCTTCAATGGCTACGGTTTGTGCAGGCACATTAGCTTTGATGGACGCAGGTGTGAAAATTAAAAAACCGGTATCCGGTATTGCTATGGGATTAATTTCTGAAAATAAAGGAAAAAACTTTGCCGTCCTTTCTGATATTTTAGGTGATGAAGACCATTTGGGTGATATGGACTTTAAAGTAACCGGAACAAAAGACGGTATTACCGCTACTCAAATGGATATAAAAGTGGACGGACTTTCGTATGAGATTTTGGAAACTGCGCTTCGCCAAGCGAAAGAAGGACGTATGCATATTTTGGGTAAAATTACTGAAACTATTGCCGAGCCACGTGAAGACTTGAAACCACACGCTCCACGCATCGTAGTAATGTTTATTCCAAAAGAATTGATTGGTGCTGTAATCGGACCTGGTGGAAAAATAATTCAAAACATACAGGCAGAAACAGGAGCTAGTGTAGCTATTGAAGAAATTGGCGAACAAGGTCGTGTAGAAATTGCATCTTCAAATAAAACATCGCTTGATGCTGCTGTTGCCAAAATCAAAGGCATCGTTGCAATCCCTGAAGTAGGTGAAACTTATAATGCCAAAGTAAAATCTATTATGCCTTACGGTGCATTTGTAGAATTTATGCCGGGTAAAGAAGGTTTGCTTCACATTTCAGAATTGGATTGGAAACGTGTGGAAACAATGGAACAAGCAGGTTTGAAAGAAGGTGATATCATTGATGTAAAATTACTTGATATTGACCAAAAAACAGGTAAATTCAAACTCTCACACAAAGTATTGATTCCACGTCCGCCTCGCGAAGAGAAACCGCAAGCCTAAAAAAGTTTTGAATTTCAAATTACAACTTGATAAAGTACATAAAAACGCCGCTCTCATAATGAAAAGCGGCGTTTTATTTTGGTTTAAATTCCCAAAAAGACAATTATAAATATTTAACAAAAAGACGCAACATAAAATCATTTTTATTTCGATTTTTTTATTTCTTTTGCATTGCATATTGCTGTTAAATACTGCACATCAAATAACTTATTCCTTCCATTCAGCAACATTCGTGAGATTTAATTCCGCTGTTTTTTTAGATTTATTTTCTTGAAATTATTTAAAAAAATTAAAACTTATGAAGAAAGCGTTACTCTTTTTGCAAATTTTTCTTTCCCCCTTATTTACTTTTGGTTTAACTTACAACGTAACTGTTCCAACAGGAACCAAAGTTTGTTATATTGCCGGTGAAATGAACGGCTGGTCTCAGCAAGAGATGAACAAAGTGGATGACACACATTATACGTTAGATATCGCTATTGCAACAACATCCCAAAAATATAAGTATTGTTCGGGTCCGAGTTGGGCTTATGTAGAAAATATTGCAGATAATAGAAGCTATTCTACAACTGACGTTGTTACATCTTGGACATTAATATATGATCCTAACGCTATTGCAACAGATATTACTTATACGGTTACCGTACCGGAAGGTACAGATGTTTGTTATTTTGCTGGGCTCTCAACTGGTTGGGTTCATAAACAGATGTCCAGAGTAGATGCAACACACTTCAAGATTATTGTAAACAGCGGAAATAAGGATATTTACAAATATTGTTCAGGACCAGATTGGGCTTATGAAGAAGTAGATGCAAACGGTCAATCAATTTCAAATAGAAATTATAACTCATCAGATATTGTTGCAAAATGGAAACAAGTTTACTATTCTGCTCCTATTGGAGTGACATATAATGTTACGGTTCCATCCGGCACAAATACATGTTATCTTTCGGGAGATATGAATAACTGGAGTTTTACTCCAATGATAAAAACAGATGATACACATTTTATGGTAAATATTCCTGATGCAAAAAATTATCAAAAATATATTTACTATTCAGGACCGGACTTAGCTTACAAAGAAAAAAAATCAGACGATTCAAATGTGGCAGACAGAAGCTTTAGTTATTATGATGTAGTTGAAAAATGGTCATCGATTTATTCACCAGGTTCATCAATCAGCTTAACCTCTAATTTTTCTCAACAAAGTTATGAATGTGAAACAACTCTGCCTATTACATGGACAAGTTCAAATATCCAGAATGTGAGAGTTCTTTTTTCGGGTGATTATGGATTAACGTGGAGCGAAATTGCATCTGTTCCTGCCGGTAATGGAATGTATAATTGGACTTTACCTTCAAAAGCATTCTATCAGTGTAAAATTATGATTTGTGATGCTTCAAATAATCTTGTGAGTAGTGCCACAAAAGAAATGTTTGTTGTTTATAATCATCTTCCTGAAAAAGTAGATCCATTGCTTAAAAATTATTATCAGGTATTTACAGACCCCTACAACGAGAAATATCCGGTAACCACAACTGCGGATAGTGACAATATTAATGGAAAAGTCGGAAATGCGTGTGGTCCTACTGCTGTATCAAATATTTTAGCTTATTGGGAATTTCCTAGAAAAGGTTTTGGGGCTAGAACTTTTACAGATATAAAAAATTGTACATGGTCTGCCGATTTTTCTTCAGCTGATTATAATTTTGATTTAACTAATGATCAGTTAACCACAAGTAGTCCACAAGCATTAATAGACGCTAATGCTACTCTTATGTATCATGCTGGAGTAAGTATGCACGATATTTACAGAAGTGGAAATTCTGTCGGAGTGTTAAACGCATTCAAACAATACTTTGGATACAATGCCGGTACCGTAGAATTATGTAGAGATGACTATCTTCCTGAACAATGGGAAAAAATAATGAAATCTGAATTGAGCCTCGGAAGACCACAGATGATTCAAGGATGGGCAAATTATTTTGAAGATGGAGGTTATGGAGGACATTGGTTTATGTGTGATGGATACTCTGCTGATAATCTTTTCCATATCAGTCTTGATTATGGAGAAAACGGTGGAAGAAAATATTGTCCGTTGTATGAATTTGATTATTATAAAATGAGAAACTGGACATTTGCATATTTAGAACCTGAAAAAAACGGCAGAAACATACAGCTCATTTTTCCCGTTGGAGAAGAAAACTGGAAACAAGGAACAGTAAAAAATATTCAGTGGACAAGCACAGGTATTTCAAATGTAAAAATCGAGTTTACCGAAAATGGCGGTGAGTCTTGGACCACTATCGCTAATAATATTTCTGCTAATTTAGGTAATTACAATATTACATTACCCACGATTATTTCTACAAAATGTAAAATTAGGGTAAGTGATACATCAGATATAAATATATATAGCAGAAATAAAACAAACTTCAGCATATATGATACAAAGTCACTTCAATTAATTTCTTCCATATCATCATCTGTTCAAAGGGGAGTAATTTTACCCCTTAGATGGACATCAAAAGGTGTAAACACAGTTACAATTGAATACAGCCTGAATAATGGACAAACTTGGGATTTAATCACTGAAAAAAATGCGGATGACTTTGTTTACAAATGGATTATTCCTAATGTGATTTCTTCAAACTGCAAAGTTAGAATTACCGACAAATCCGATAATTCCCTACTTTCGGAAAGTTCTCCATTTTCTATTATCAGCAATTCTATTCTTGGTGGACCTTATCCTGTAGATGAAAACACATTAGCATTGTATCATTTTGATAATGATTATTTTAATTCTGTGAGCACACAAACTTATGCATATTCTTTCAATACTACTGATTTTATTTCAAATAATGAGAATAAAATGGATTATGCTCTTAGAATTGACAACACAAATTCAGATATTTCAAGTTGTGTAGTGTTGCCATACGAAAATCCGTTAAGTTTAATTGGAGATTGGACTATTGAATTTTGGTTCAAAATTAATTCCTGGGGAGGAACTTCTACCGCTTATCCGTTTTTATTTATAAAGTCTGGAGCAAATTATTTCATCTTTCTTGATGTTGCTTCAAAATCATTACACGTAGGGTACGATTATGAAGGAGGAGCTGAAAATCTGTATTTGCCAAGTAATAGTTTGGAATTAAACAAATGGTATCATATCTTATATACACGCAATACTACAAATTCCACATTAAACTGTCAACTTCATGATATAAATCGCCAAGAATTAATATCTAAATCTGCAAATTACAACCCCTTACATATTCCTAAAACAAATACAGAGCCAATAAATATTGGGGGATATGCCGGCGGATCGAATGTTCAATTTGACGGATATATTGATGAAGTCCGTATCAGCAATATAGTTAGAGATTTTGTATCAACAGGAATAAATACTGTAAAAACAGACCCGTTATTCTCCATTTATCCTAATCCTTCAAACGGAATTATTCATATAAATTGGAAAAAAGGAATTACTGAGGGAGAAATTTCATTTATGAATAATTTAGGACAAATACTACTAAAGAAGAATATCACTGAAATAAGAAACAATTCTATTTCATTAAAAAATTTCCCGGAAGGAATTTATTATATCAAATTATCCGATAAAAATAACTGTTGGACAGAAAAAATTATTTTGAAATAAATCTACTAATGACAACACCGCCATTTTCTTTTTGAAAATGGCGGTGTTTAATATTTATTGGCAAATCAGTTGTTATCCGTAAATAATTTTTCCTTTTTCGTCTTTAAACTCTTTGAATTTTTCGTCAGACTCAGGGCAATCAAAACTCTTTAGATACTGTTCCATAGCTCTATAACTCATACCCATACTGGAAAATCCTCCGTCGTGGAATAAATTTTGCATGGTTACTTTACGAGTCAAATCACTAAACATTACCACACAATAATCGGCGCATTCATCAGCATCAGCATTTCCAAGCGGAGCAACACGTTCAGAGAAATCCACCAAACTATCGAAACCTTTCACACCGCTTCCTGCTGTAGTTATGGTTGGCGATTGAGAAATAGTATTTACTCTCACATTATGCTCACGACCATAAATATACCCGAAACTGCGAGCAATACTTTCTAACATTGCTTTAGCGTCTGCCATATCGTTGTAGCCGTAAATTGTACGTTGAGCAGCCATATATGAAAGCGCGACAACAGAACCTCCTTCAGAAATGGCATCCATTCTCTTTGCCACTTGCATCATTTTGTGGAAAGAAATAGCCGAAATATCAAGTGTGGTATTCAACATTTCGTAATCCAAATCATCGTAAGTGCGTTTTTTACGCACATTTGGCGACATTCCGATGGAGTGAAGTACAAAATCAATTTTTCCTCCTAACGCCTCCATTGATTCCCGAAAAACAGTTTCCAAATCTTCTACCGAAGTTGCATCAGCAGGAATCAACTTTGCATTTAGTTTGTCGGCAAGTTCTTGTGTTGTTCCCATTCTCACTGCCAGCGGCGTGTTTGACAATGTGATGATTGCACCTTCTTCTACAGCGCGTTCAGCTACCTTCCAGGCAATTGACATTTCGTTTAATGCTCCAAATACAATTCCTCTTTTACCTTTTAATAAATTATAAGTCATAATTGTTGTTTTTGATTTTACTAAAGATAAAACTAATTCTATTAGAAAAAGTTCAATCTAAGTTTTTAGATTTTGGCACAAAAATAGTAAAAATGTGCAGTTTCAGAAAATGCAAAGACAAAAATTAACCTTTTTTGTAAGGTCGAGTTGACAAATTCATATAAACAAAATAGGATTCAAATCAATTTGAACCCTATTTTCATCTTATCAAAATAAAAGAATTAATCTTCTTCTTTCTTACTTGCTTCGTATTCTTTCAAGAGTTTATCCTGAACATCGCTTGGAACAAGTTCATAACTGGCAAATTTCATCGTAAACGAAGCACGACCACCTGTAAGTGAACTCAACGAAGTTGAATAAGAAGACATCTCTTTCAAAGGTACTTTAGCTTTCAGTTTTTCAAATCCTTTTTCACTTTCCATACCCATAATCATAGCGCGGCGTCCTTGCAAATCGCCCATCACATCTCCCATATAATCTGATGGAACTGAAACAGTTACATCGTAAATAGGTTCCAAAATTTTTGGTCCTGCATTTTTGAATGCATCACTGAAGGCATTACGTCCTGCCAACATAAACGAAATTTCGTTTGAATCTACCGGGTGCATTTTTCCGTCGTAAACTATTACGCGAACATCACGCGCATACGAACCCGTTAGTGGACCTTGTTCCATGCGTTGCATTAAACCTTTGAGAATTGCCGGCAAGAAACGAGCGTCAATAGCTCCACCCACAATGCTGTTCACAAAAACTAATTTTCCGCCCCATTCCAAATCGATGGTTTGAGTATCGCGTGCAGTAACTTTGTATTCCTGTCCATTAAATTTATAGGTTTCAGGCATGGGCATACCTTCCATATATGGTTCTACAATCAAGTGAACTTCACCAAATTGTCCTGCTCCACCCGATTGTTTTTTATGCCTATAATCGGCACGAGCAGCTTTGGTAATAGTTTCTCTGTAGGGGATTTTTGGTTCTAAAAATTCAATCTCCAATTTATCATTATTCTCCAGTCGCCATTTTAGAGTTTTTAAGTGGAATTCTCCTTGTCCCGAAATAATAGTTTGTTTCAATTCTTTCGAGATTTCCACAATCCAAGTAGGATCTTCTTCTTTCATACGATTCAACGCTTCGCTTAATTTTTCAGCATTGGCTTCGTTTGCCGGTTTAATTGCCCTACGGTAGCGAGGTTCCGGATATTTAATAAAATCAAACTTATGTTCAACGCCTTTTGCATTCAAAGTATTTCCTGTATAAACATCCTTTAATTTTACAGCAACACCAATGTTTCCTGCAACAAACTCTTCAGCAGCGGTTCTAATTTGTCCGGCAACTGTATAAAGCTGGGCTACACGTTCTTTTGAGCCACGATTTGCATTGGTTAAATCATCACCTTGTTTCACCTTACCGGACATTACTTTGAAATATGAAACTTCACCAATATGCGGTTCAACTGTCGTTTTAAAGAAGAATAAGCTTGTAGGCGCATTTACATCCAATTTTACTTCTTCGCCTTCAGAATTTACAGGAGCAGGCATTTGATTTGGAGAGGGGGCAACCATATTCAAAAAGTTCATCACGCGGTGAACCGCCATATTTTGCTCTGCCGAGCATACAAAAACGGGGAAAATACTTCGTGAAATTAACCCTTTTTGAATTCCGTCACGCATTTCTTCTTCCGTTAAAGAACCCTGGTCAAAATATTTTTCCATCAATCCTTCATCATTTTCAGCGGCTGCTTCCAATAAAACCTGATATAATTCGTCAGCTTTATCTTTTTCTTCTGCAGGAATATCCAACACCTCAGGAGTTATTGCTCCCGGTTTGAACTTGTACATTTTTTGTTTTAAAACATCAACCACCCCACTAAAAGAAAGTCCGCTCCCAACAGGATATTGTACGGGAACTACCTTACTTCCATACATTTCTTTTAAGTTAGCTAAAGTATTCTCATAATCCGATTTTTCATGATCCAAATGGTTAATTAAAAACATCAAAGGTTTATGTAATTTTTCTGCATAACGAAACTGATTCATAGTCCCTACTTCTATCCCATTTGATCCACTTACCAACATCAAAGCCATATCTGTTACATTCAACGCAGAAATAACACCTCCCACAAAATCATCGGAACCCGGACAATCAATAAAATTCATCATTTTATCTTTCCACTCAAAAGAAAATACGGTTGAAAACACAGAATATCCATATTCTTTTTCAACCGGAAAATAATCACTAACAGTATTCTTACCGTCCACTGTGCCACGACGTTTTATAACTCCACTCTCGAAAAGCATCGCTTCAGCGAGAGTGGTTTTCCCGACGCCAGAACTGCCTATTAAAGCAATGTTCTTAATCTCATTTGTTTTATACACTTTCATATCTTATTGGTATTTAATTAATTAAGTTAATTTAGTTTTTCCAAAAAATAAGATTGCAATGTATAAAAAAATAACATAAAAATATCACGTATTTATATGTTATAAAACATATATACCAACAAAAAAGAGCAATTACGATAAACACAACGTAATTGCTCTTTTCTGCTTTGTAAAAAACGGCGTCTATCCGCCGGTTGGCGGACAAGTTCTACTCTCCTTTCTTGTTGACGTGAGTACCATTGGACGTTACCGGGCTTATCCATCGGCTAACGGATCGGAAAACGGGAAGAAGGATACTGCGAAAAAACATTGTTTGAAAACAAAAAGCCCCGACTACATTGCTGTAATCGAGGCTTTCTGATAAAAAACGGCGGCTATCTACTCTCCCACTTGTTGTGCAGTACCATCGACGTTACCGGGCTTAACTTCTCTGTTCGGAATGGGAAGAGGTGGAACCCCGGTGCTAAAACCACCTGAATAAGTTTCGACATTTCAATAAGAAAAAGATAAAACTTCGGGTAAAGTTTTATAAGAGTTTAACGAGATTAAATTTTTATTTTTCCCTTGTCTTTCTCCCCTTCTCATTGGGAGGGGTTGAGGGAGGTTAAAAAGCGTTCGGGCAATTAGTACTGCTCGGCTTGTATATCACTATTGTACACCTGCAGCCTATCAACGTGGTAGTCTTCCACGACCCTAAATAATGAGATCTAATCTTGAAGCCGGCTTCGCGCTTAGATGCTTTCAGCGCTTATCCAAACCGAACGTGGCTACTGAGCAATGCTCCTGGCGGAACAACTCATCGACCAGAGGTTCGTCCAATACGGTCCTCTCGTACTAGTATCAGACCTTCGCAAATCTCAAACGCCCACAACAGATAGGGACCGAACTGTCTCACGACGTTCTGAACCCAGCTCGCGTGCCACTTTAATCGGCGAACAGCCGAACCCTTGGGACCTNNNNNNNNNNNNNNNNNNNNNNNNNNNNNNNNNNNNNNNNNNNNNNNNNNNNNNNNNNNNNNNNNNNNNNNNNNNNNNNNNNNNNNNNNNNNNNNNNNNNNNNNNNNNNNNNNNNNNNNNNNNNNNNNNNNNNNNNNNNNNNNNNNNNNNNNNNNNNNNNNNNNNNNNNNNNNNNNNNNNNNNNNNNNNNNNNNNNNNNNNNNNNNNNNNNNNNNNNNNNNNNNNNNNNNNNNNNNNNNNNNNNNNNNNNNNNNNNNNNNNNNNNNNNNNNNNNNNNNNNNNNNNNNNNNNNNNNNNNNNNNNNNNNNNNNNNNNNNNNNNNNNNNNNNNNNNNNNNNNNNNNNNNNNNNNNNNNNNNNNNNNNNNNNNNNNNNNNNNNNNNNNNNNNNNNNNNNNNNNNNNNNNNNNNNNNNNNNNNNNNNNNNNNNNNNNNNNNNNNNNNNNNNNNNNNNNNNNNNNNNNNNNNNNNNNNNNNNNNNNNNNNNNNNNNNNNNNNNNNNNNNNNNNNNNNNNNNNNNNNNNNNNNNNNNNNNNNNNNNNNNNNNNNNNNNNNNNNNNNNNNNNNNNNNNNNNNNNNNNNNNNNNNNNNNNNNNNNNNNNNNNNNNNNNNNNNNNNNNNNNNNNNNNNNNNNNNNNNNNNNNNNNNNNNNNNNNNNNNNNNNNNNNNNNNNNNNNNNNNNNNNNNNNNNNNNNNNNNNNNNNNNNNNNNNNNNNNNNNNNNNNNNNNNNNNNNNNNNNNNNNNNNNNNNNNNNNNNNNNNNNNNNNNNNNNNNNNNNNNNNNNNNNNNNNNNNNNNNNNNNNNNNNNNNNNNNNNNNNNNNNNNNNNNNNNNNNNNNNNNNNNNNNNNNNNNNNNNNNNNNNNNNNNNNNNNNNNNNNNNNNNNNNNNNNNNNNNNNNNNNNNNNNNNNNNNNNNNNNNNNNNNNNNNNNNNNNNNNNNNNNNNNNNNNNNNNNNNNNNNNNNNNNNNNNNNNNNNNNNNNNNNNNNNNNNNNNNNNNNNNNNNNNNNNNNNNNNNNNNNNNNNNNNNNNNNNNNNNNNNNNNNNNNNNNNNNNNNNNNNNNNNNNNNNNNNNNNNNNNNNNNNNNNNNNNNNNNNNNNNNNNNNNNNNNNNNNNNNNNNNNNNNNNNNNNNNNNNNNNNNNNNNNNNNNNNNNNNNNNNNNNNNNNNNNNNNNNNNNNNNNNNNNNNNNNNNNNNNNNNNNNNNNNNNNNNNNNNNNNNNNNNNNNNNNNNNNNNNNNNNNNNNNNNNNNNNNNNNNNNNNNNNNNNNNNNNNNNNNNNNNNNNNNNNNNNNNNNNNNNNNNNNNNNNNNNNNNNNNNNNNNNNNNNNNNNNNNNNNNNNNNNNNNNNNNNNNNNNNNNNNNNNNNNNNNNNNNNNNNNNNNNNNNNNNNNNNNNNNNNNNNNNNNNNNNNNNNNNNNNNNNNNNNNNNNNNNNNNNNNNNNNNNNNNNNNNNNNNNNNNNNNNNNNNNNNNNNNNNNNNNNNNNNNNNNNNNNNNNNNNNNNNNNNNNNNNNNNNNNNNNNNNNNNNNNNNNNNNNNNNNNNNNNNNNNNNNNNNNNNNNNNNNNNNNNNNNNNNNNNNNNNNNNNNNNNNNNNNNNNNNNNNNNNNNNNNNNNNNNNNNNNNNNNNNNNNNNNNNNNNNNNNNNNNNNNNNNNNNNNNNNNNNNNNNNNNNNNNNNNNNNNNNNNNNNNNNNNNNNNNNNNNNNNNNNNNNNNNNNNNNNNNNNNNNNNNNNNNNNNNNNNNNNNNNNNNNNNNNNNNNNNN
The genomic region above belongs to uncultured Paludibacter sp. and contains:
- a CDS encoding hypothetical protein (Evidence 5 : Unknown function), which codes for MKKQCPTCHGSGQVLGKCAMCNGTGKSSTGNTCQSCGGSGKFYKFCSTCGGSGEVESGGEHWSGDGMES
- the rbpF gene encoding putative RNA-binding protein RbpF (Evidence 3 : Putative function from multiple computational evidences), which encodes MNIYISNVNFSTTSESLQELFSGFGEVTSANIIKDRETGRSRGFGFVEMPNDEEAQAAIEKLNETEFEGKTISVSVARPKTERRDNNRFGGSGYRGGGYRGGNRY
- a CDS encoding Cold shock protein, whose amino-acid sequence is MSRPNSFNKKEVEKRKEQKRKEKSKRKEERKTNPGSKSFDDMIAYVDANGMITDTKPDLTIKKPEIELDQILISAPKHEEEESVGMQGRVEYFNEEKGYGFIKDLGSTNKYFFHISKAPKNIKVGDVVLFELERGHKGNNAINIAYKQ
- the pnp gene encoding Polyribonucleotide nucleotidyltransferase; the encoded protein is MNVVTKTITLGDGREITIETGKLAKQADGSVVVKMGETMLLATVCAAKDAVPGTDFMPLSVDYKEKFGAAGRFPGGFTRREGKASDYEILVSRLVDRALRPLFPDDFHAEVFVNVMMISADGVDMPDALAGLAASAALAVSDIPFNGPISEVRVARINGEFVINPTFAQLEDADMDLMVAATIDNIMMVEGEMKEVSEDDLLDALKIAHEAIKVHCQAQMELTEAVGKTVKREYSHEENDEDLKKDIWEKTYPKAYALATACNADKHSRAENFEAVKAEYVAGLEPEVAEEKKGLIDRYYHAVEKEAMRRSILDEGKRLDGRKTTEIRPIWCEIDYLPGPHGSAVFTRGETQSLTTVTLGTKMDEKIIDEALIQGKERFLLHYNFPPFSTGEARPSRGVGRREIGHGNLAFRALKPMIPEDYPYVVRVVSDILESNGSSSMATVCAGTLALMDAGVKIKKPVSGIAMGLISENKGKNFAVLSDILGDEDHLGDMDFKVTGTKDGITATQMDIKVDGLSYEILETALRQAKEGRMHILGKITETIAEPREDLKPHAPRIVVMFIPKELIGAVIGPGGKIIQNIQAETGASVAIEEIGEQGRVEIASSNKTSLDAAVAKIKGIVAIPEVGETYNAKVKSIMPYGAFVEFMPGKEGLLHISELDWKRVETMEQAGLKEGDIIDVKLLDIDQKTGKFKLSHKVLIPRPPREEKPQA